In the genome of Triticum urartu cultivar G1812 chromosome 5, Tu2.1, whole genome shotgun sequence, one region contains:
- the LOC125556098 gene encoding auxin-responsive protein SAUR76-like codes for MAKGGLSSKLKCMIRRWHSSSRISRTPSAASHGGGGGEEEDPWGRGVGGGAASFHGADSVPPGLHPVYVGKSRRRYLIAADLVCHPLFQNLVDRSGGGVGGDGAGGTIIGCEVVLFEHLLWMLENADPQPESLDELVEYYAC; via the coding sequence ATGGCGAAGGGCGGGCTGAGCAGCAAGCTCAAGTGCATGATCAGGCGGTGGCACTCGTCGAGCCGGATCTCGCGCACGCCCTCGGCGGCGtcgcacggcggcggcggcggcgaggaggaggacccGTGGGGccgcggcgtcggcggcggcgcggcgtcgTTCCACGGCGCCGACAGCGTGCCCCCGGGCCTCCACCCGGTCTACGTCGGCAAGTCGCGCCGCCGCTACCTCATCGCCGCCGACCTCGTCTGCCACCCGCTGTTCCAGAACCTCGTGGACCgctcgggcggcggcgtgggcggcgACGGCGCCGGCGGCACCATCATCGGCTGCGAGGTGGTGCTGTTCGAGCACCTCCTGTGGATGCTGGAGAACGCGGACCCGCAGCCCGAGTCGCTGGACGAGCTCGTCGAGTACTACGCGTGTTGA